In Humulus lupulus chromosome 6, drHumLupu1.1, whole genome shotgun sequence, a single genomic region encodes these proteins:
- the LOC133785779 gene encoding uncharacterized protein LOC133785779: MADTDEEIELQSASIATYFVQHYYTTYIEKTPCMNSSQTGHMWLMEILKGNESRCYSMFRMEKDVFIKLCYELEANYGFKGSKRMCALEILGMFLFTLGHGAGNRLTQERFQHSGETVSRYFNKVLDVLCHMSVDVLKPPDPEFKDVPEEILKDSRYMPHFKNCIGAIDGVHVNAIIPPEDQVPFVGRKGIPTQNVMAICNFDMQFIYAYAGWEGSAHDTRIFYTTLRDSTSNFPKPPQGKYYLVDAGYPQITGFLGPYKGQRYHLPQFQRGSKPTGYKEKQVKIVIASMTLHNYIRRHAKRDRHFEKIRDNPYYCVEDQTNIEDEDETARASNLNEMDNTRDLIAATFSHSTTIVAFSHSTATAAFSHSTAVPNWP, from the exons atGGCAGACACGGATGAGGAGATTGAGTTACAATCGGCGTCTATAGCTACATACTTTGTTCAACATTATTATACAACATATATTGAAAAGACACCTTGTATGAATTCTTCTCAAACTGGTCATATGTGGTTGATGGAAATATTAAAAGGAAATGAAAGTAGATGTTATAGCATGTTTAGGATGGAGAAAGATGTTTTCATTAAATTATGCTATGAATTGGAAGCTAATTATGGATTTAAGGGTTCAAAGAGAATGTGTGCTCTTGAGATATTAGGCATGTTTTTATTTACATTAGGTCACGGTGCTGGAAACCGATTAACACAAGAGCGATTCCAACACTCAGGCGAGACAGTTAGTCGATATTTCAACAAGGTTTTAGAtgttttatgtcatatgagtgtAGATGTATTAAAACCACCAGACCCAGAATTTAAAGATGTTCCTGAAGAGATATTGAAAGATTCTAGATATATGCCTCATTTTAAG aaCTGTATTGGCGCAATAGACGGTGTACATGTGAATGCTATAATTCCACCTGAAGATCAAGTACCATTTGTTGGTAGAAAAGGGATACCAACTCAGAATGTCATGGCAATATGTAATTTTGATATGCAATTTATATATGCATATGCTGGGTGGGAAGGTTCTGCTCATGATACAAGAATTTTCTATACAACTTTACGTGATTCAACTTCAAATTTTCCAAAACCTCCCCAAG GAAAATATTATTTAGTGGATGCGGGATACCCACAAATTACAGGTTTTTTAGGACCATATAAAGGCCAAAGATACCACCTACCACAATTTCAACGAGGTAGCAAACCTACTGGTTATAAAGAG AAGCAAGTGAAAATAGTGATTGCATCAATGACCTTGCATAATTACATTCGAAGGCATGCAAAACGTGATCGACATTTTGAGAAAATTAGAGATAATCCATATTATTGTGTAGAAGATCAAACTAAtattgaagatgaagatgagacagCTAGAGCTTCAAATTTAAATGAAATGGACAATACTAGAGATCTGATTGCTGCAA CTTTTTCTCACAGCACAACTATAGTTGCTTTTTCTCACAGCACAGCTACAGCTGCTTTTTCCCACAGCACAGCTGTACCAAACTGGCCCTGA
- the LOC133785780 gene encoding L10-interacting MYB domain-containing protein-like produces the protein MENENNICTKSDVPRSKAIWNSESLNFFLDFCIKEVDDGHRPTTYLDKVGYVNLITNMKKATGRDYTGPQLKNKWDGLKNEWKLWKQLKGKETGLGWNIKKNTIDATEDWWNSKLQSHPDAAKFRIRGIEPEVEEKLDRIFMNIVATGEYAWTPSFGIIPSESEKPFNNIETLHEQLESSDDDLEMPNTDRFLREKNNKRLVEPLEKQNKAMKHGKGKMKKIGPLMIFEPIGRLADAVETRSRNIETARKENSITEVMKILNSLPGIEKGSSLYLFATCLFIMKEKREMFASLEEPELMLTWLKNEHTLG, from the exons ATGgaaaatgaaaataatatttgCACTAAGAGTGACGTACCAAGAAGTAAAGCAATATGGAATTCAGAGAGTTTGAATTTTTTCTTAGACTTCTGTATCAAAGAGGTTGATGATGGGCATCGTCCTACTACTTATTTAGATAAAGTTGGATATGTAAACTTGATTACAAATATGAAGAAAGCAACTGGAAGAGATTACACTGGACCACAATTGAAAAATAAGTGGGATGGATTAAAAAATGAATGGAAGCTTTGGAAGCAACTCAAGGGAAAAGAAACTGGCTTAGGATGGAATATAAAAAAGAATACAATTGATGCAACTGAAGATTGGTGGAATAGTAAATTACAG AGTCATCCCGATGCTGCAAAGTTTCGCATTCGGGGAATTGAACCAGAGGTAGAGGAAAAATTAGATAGGATTTTCATGAACATTGTTGCTACAGGAGAGTATGCTTGGACACCTTCATTTGGAATAATTCCATCTGAGTCTGAAAAACCTTTTAACAATATTGAAACCTTACATGAACAACTTGAGAGTAGTGACGATGATCTAGAGATGCCTAATACTGATAGATTTCTTAGAGAGAAAAATAACAAGAGATTAGTCGAGCCACTTGAGAAACAAAATAAAGCAATGAAACATGGAAAAGGAAAAATGAAGAAGATAGGGCCTTTAATGATATTTGAGCCAATTGGTCGCCTTGCTGATGCTGTGGAGACAAGGAGTAGAAATATTGAAACAGCTAGAAAGGAGAATAGTATTACCGAAgttatgaaaattttaaattctttGCCTGGAATTGAGAAAGGGAGCAGCTTGTATTTATTTGCAACTTGCTTGTTTATcatgaaagagaagagagagatgTTTGCTTCATTGGAAGAACCTGAGTTGATGCTTACTTGGCTCAAGAATGAGCATACTCTGGGATAA